From the Lampris incognitus isolate fLamInc1 chromosome 6, fLamInc1.hap2, whole genome shotgun sequence genome, one window contains:
- the c2cd5 gene encoding C2 domain-containing protein 5 isoform X8, which translates to MPGKLKARIVAGRHLPVMDRASDLTDAFVEVKFGNTTFKTDVCHKSLNPQWNSEWFKFEVDDEDLQDEPLQITVLDHDTYSANDAIGKVYIDIDPLLCSEAASVISGWFPIYDTIHGIRGEINVLVKVDLFNDLNRFRQSSCGVKFFCTTSIPRYYRAAMVHGFVEELVVNEDPEYQWIDRIRTPRASNEARQRLISLMSGELQRKIGLKVLEMGGNAVVGYLQCFDLEGESGLVVRAIGTACTLDKLSCGTAPNTNTHIHSNTAPASNACNSPSKDGKEPVFSEDLPSSSGPTTPFRALPTSSSSPPPFSPSKPCSRQSSSSDTDLSLTPKTGMGSGGSAGKEAGPLKTLLRQQTQTALEQREFPFFTLTSFPPGFLVHVGGVVSARSVKLLDRIHNPDEPETRDAWWEEIRQEIKSHAKALGCHAVVGYSESTSICEEVCILSASGTAAILNPRFMREGCLDSDHRFEEASPPSCGFCHIPYDEFNMPFPAQLTYCYHCRRQKVPDVLFTSIDLPPEAAVTGKGCLIQARLCRSKKKAQGEVNATAISNLLPFMEYELHTQLMNKLKLRSMNALFGLRIQISVGENMLLGLASATGVYLTALPAPGGIQIVGKTPGDVSNEQHILAIQKQISDTITKNKELYQINPPELTEELVGSPIPEPRQRSRLLRSHSESSDELSELDLSHGKKDAFVLEIDDTDAVEDIHSLLTDAPPPAGFYSCNTELMPGIYNWTSGLQMFTSVRVFRLSNATLTNQGLNKIFNDLCENLLKSLYFKLRSMIPCCLCHLNFTVAVPEEELIQVAVTAVAMSFDKDHTQEKPGDKAITKGVSENEEQLQFPLELCTESSANNQPLAKISGVPENAAISSRAPSVDYGSFADRCSTWLELLRLKAHTIRRGSVKTSRRTQSLAHSVSSSERCSPLPEGRSRSLRSTRSFGGSSVTVVKMTPLSFLPGTRIIKYLGIINMFFIRETTSLREEGGVSGFLHSFIAEVFAMVRAHVAALGGNAVVSYSMKECVFMENPNKNQAQCLINVSGDAVIFVRDTEQDATPPMTNSGQASSSGTDETT; encoded by the exons ATGCCAGGGAAGTTGAAGGCCAGAATTGTGGCAGGGCGCCACTTGCCCGTTATGGACAGAGCCAGTGACCTTACTGATGCTTTTGTAGAG GTCAAATTTGGAAACACAACGTTCAAAACCGATGTCTGTCATAAATCCCTCAATCCTCAGTGGAATTCAGAGTGGTTCAAATTTGAG GTTGATGATGAGGACTTGCAGGACGAGCCATTGCAAATCACCGTGTTGGATCACGACACTTACAGTGCAAATGATGCCATAGGGAAAGTTTACATTGACATTGACCCACTGCTGTGCAGTGAGGCTGCCTCTGTCATTTCTGGCTGGTTCCCCATCTATGACACCATCCATG GTATCCGAGGAGAGATCAATGTCCTGGTCAAAGTTGACCTGTTCAATGACTTGAACCGTTTCAGACAATCCTCCTGTGGAGTCAAGTTTTTCTGCA CTACATCTATTCCACGGTACTACCGGGCGGCCATGGTGCACGGTTTTGTGGAGGAGCTGGTGGTAAATGAGGATCCAGAGTACCAGTGGATCGACCGCATCAGAACCCCTCGGGCCTCCAATGAGGCCCGTCAGAGACTCATCTCACTTATGTCCG GGGAACTTCAGAGGAAGATTGGTCTAAAGGTGTTAGAGATGGGTGGGAACGCCGTGGTGGGCTACCTGCAGTGTTTTGACCTGGAGGGAGAGTCTGGCTTGGTAGTCCGGGCCATAGGTACCGCCTGTACGCTGGACAAACTCAGCTGTGGAACCGCccccaacaccaacacacacatacattcaaacACAGCCCCTGCTTCCAATGCCTGCAATTCCCCCTCTAAGGATGGCAAGGA GCCGGTGTTCAGTGAGGACCTGCCATCGTCCTCCGGCCCGACCACCCCTTTCAGAGccctccccacctcctcctcctctcctccccccttctctccttCCAAGCCATGCAGCCGCCAGTCCTCATCATCTGACACTGACCTCAGTCTGACGCCCAAAACGG GAATGGGCAGTGGGGGCAGTGCCGGAAAGGAGGCGGGCCCTCTGAAGACCCTGCTCAGACAGCAGACCCAAACAGCTCTGGAACAAAGG GAGTTCCCCTTCTTCACCCTGACAAGCTTTCCGCCTGGCTTCCTGGTACATGTTGGGGGGGTTGTCAGCGCTCGCTCTGTCAAACTCCTTGACCGCATACACAACCCCG ATGAGCCAGAGACCCGGGATGCGTGGTGGGAAGAGATTCGCCAGGAGATCAAGTCTCATGCCAAAGCTCTGGGCTGCCATGCCGTGGTGGGATACAGTGAGAGCACCAGCATCTG TGAGGAAGTGTGCATCCTCTCGGCATCGGGCACAGCAGCCATCTTGAATCCTCGGTTTATGCGTGAGGGCTGTCTGGACAGTGACCACag GTTTGAGGAGGCATCTCCCCCAAGCTGCGGCTTCTGTCACATACCCTATGATGAGTTCAACATGCCCTTTCCCGCCCAGCTCACCTACTGCTACCACTGCAGGCGACAGAAG GTTCCTGATGTGCTTTTTACAAGCATTGACCTGCCACCAGAAGCTGCTGTCACCGGGAAAGGTTGCCTCATCCAGGCCAG GCTTTGCCGTTCCAAGAAGAAGGCCCAAGGAGAGGTGAACGCCACGGCTATCTCCAACCTGCTGCCATTCATGGAGTACGAGCTGCACACGCAGTTAATGAACAAACTGAAGCTTCGCAGCATGAACGCTCTGTTCGGCCTGCGGATACAGATCAGTGTGGGCGAGAACATGCTGCTGGGGCTCGCT TCTGCTACAGGAGTGTATTTGACAGCCCTGCCCGCGCCTGGCGGGATTCAGATTGTGGGGAAGACCCCTGGCGACGTGAGCAATGAGCAGCACATCCTGGCCATCCAGAAACAGATCAGCGACACCATAACGAAGAATAAAGAGCTCTACCAAATAAATCCCCCG GAGCTGACGGAGGAGTTGGTCGGTTCTCCTATCCCGGAGCCCAGACAACGCTCCAGACTTCTGCGCTCCCACTCGGAGAGCTCCGATGAGCTGTCGGAGCTGGACCTCTCCCATGGCAAGAAAGACGCCTTCGtgctggag ATTGACGACACTGATGCTGTGGAGGACATCCACTCCCTTCTCACTGATGCCCCTCCCCCTGCAG GCTTCTACAGCTGTAACACTGAGCTCATGCCTGGGATTTACAACTGGACTTCAGGACTACAG ATGTTTACGTCAGTGCGGGTCTTTAGGTTGAGTAATGCGACTCTTACCAATCAGGGTCTGAACAAGATCTTCAATGATCTCTGTGAGAACCTTTTAAAA AGTTTGTACTTCAAGCTGCGTTCCATGATCCCCTGCTGCCTTTGTCATCTCAACTTCACTGTAGCAGTCCCGGAAGAGGAACTTATCCAG GTTGCAGTGACAGCGGTTGCCATGAGTTTTGACAAGGACCATACTCAGGAGAAGCCAGGCGACAAGGCCATCACCAAAG GAGTTAGCGAGAATGAAGAGCAGCTGCAGTTTCCCCTGGAGCTGTGCACTGAGTCATCTGCCAACAATCAGCCGTTAGCCAAAATCTCAG GAGTCCCAGAGAATGCCGCCATCTCATCCAGGG CTCCCTCCGTTGATTACGGTTCCTTTGCAGACAGATGCAGCACCTGGCTAGAGCTGCTTAGGCTGAAAGCTCACACCATAAGACGAGGATCAGTTAAGACAAGTAGGAGGACACAGTCTCTAGCACACTCTG TCTCGTCGTCGGAGCGCTGCAGTCCACTGCCCGAGGGACGTTCCCGCTCACTGCGCTCCACCCGCTCGTTTGGCGGCAGCTCCGTCACCGTGGTGAAGATGACGCCGCTCTCCTTCCTCCCCGGGACGCGCATCATCAAGTACCTTGGGATCATCAACATGTTCTTTATCAGGGAGACCACGTCACTACGCGAG GAGGGTGGCGTCAGTGGTTTCCTTCACTCATTCATAGCAGAGGTGTTCGCCATGGTCCGAGCCCATGTGGCAGCCCTGGGGGGCAATGCAGTGGTTTCCTATAGCATGAAAGAATGTGTGTTTATGGAAAACCCCAACAAGAACCAG GCTCAGTGTCTTATTAATGTGAGCGGGGATGCCGTCATCTTCGTCAGAGACACAGAGCAAGATGCCACGCCCCCTATGACAAACAGCGGGCAGGCCTCCAGCAGCGGCACTGATGAGACGACATAG
- the c2cd5 gene encoding C2 domain-containing protein 5 isoform X4, with amino-acid sequence MPGKLKARIVAGRHLPVMDRASDLTDAFVEVKFGNTTFKTDVCHKSLNPQWNSEWFKFEVDDEDLQDEPLQITVLDHDTYSANDAIGKVYIDIDPLLCSEAASVISGWFPIYDTIHGTGVNSSDDIISYILVPDTVVPCCCVSLTNYFMSGIRGEINVLVKVDLFNDLNRFRQSSCGVKFFCTTSIPRYYRAAMVHGFVEELVVNEDPEYQWIDRIRTPRASNEARQRLISLMSGELQRKIGLKVLEMGGNAVVGYLQCFDLEGESGLVVRAIGTACTLDKLSCGTAPNTNTHIHSNTAPASNACNSPSKDGKEPVFSEDLPSSSGPTTPFRALPTSSSSPPPFSPSKPCSRQSSSSDTDLSLTPKTGMGSGGSAGKEAGPLKTLLRQQTQTALEQREFPFFTLTSFPPGFLVHVGGVVSARSVKLLDRIHNPDEPETRDAWWEEIRQEIKSHAKALGCHAVVGYSESTSICEEVCILSASGTAAILNPRFMREGCLDSDHRFEEASPPSCGFCHIPYDEFNMPFPAQLTYCYHCRRQKVPDVLFTSIDLPPEAAVTGKGCLIQARLCRSKKKAQGEVNATAISNLLPFMEYELHTQLMNKLKLRSMNALFGLRIQISVGENMLLGLASATGVYLTALPAPGGIQIVGKTPGDVSNEQHILAIQKQISDTITKNKELYQINPPELTEELVGSPIPEPRQRSRLLRSHSESSDELSELDLSHGKKDAFVLEIDDTDAVEDIHSLLTDAPPPAGFYSCNTELMPGIYNWTSGLQMFTSVRVFRLSNATLTNQGLNKIFNDLCENLLKSLYFKLRSMIPCCLCHLNFTVAVPEEELIQVAVTAVAMSFDKDHTQEKPGDKAITKGVSENEEQLQFPLELCTESSANNQPLAKISGVPENAAISSRAPSVDYGSFADRCSTWLELLRLKAHTIRRGSVKTSRRTQSLAHSVSSSERCSPLPEGRSRSLRSTRSFGGSSVTVVKMTPLSFLPGTRIIKYLGIINMFFIRETTSLREEGGVSGFLHSFIAEVFAMVRAHVAALGGNAVVSYSMKECVFMENPNKNQAQCLINVSGDAVIFVRDTEQDATPPMTNSGQASSSGTDETT; translated from the exons ATGCCAGGGAAGTTGAAGGCCAGAATTGTGGCAGGGCGCCACTTGCCCGTTATGGACAGAGCCAGTGACCTTACTGATGCTTTTGTAGAG GTCAAATTTGGAAACACAACGTTCAAAACCGATGTCTGTCATAAATCCCTCAATCCTCAGTGGAATTCAGAGTGGTTCAAATTTGAG GTTGATGATGAGGACTTGCAGGACGAGCCATTGCAAATCACCGTGTTGGATCACGACACTTACAGTGCAAATGATGCCATAGGGAAAGTTTACATTGACATTGACCCACTGCTGTGCAGTGAGGCTGCCTCTGTCATTTCTGGCTGGTTCCCCATCTATGACACCATCCATGGTACAGGAGTCAACTCATCTGATGATATCATCAGCTATATTTTGGTTCCAGATACTGTTGTTCCTTGTTGCTGTGTGTCTCTAACCAATTACTTTATGTCAGGTATCCGAGGAGAGATCAATGTCCTGGTCAAAGTTGACCTGTTCAATGACTTGAACCGTTTCAGACAATCCTCCTGTGGAGTCAAGTTTTTCTGCA CTACATCTATTCCACGGTACTACCGGGCGGCCATGGTGCACGGTTTTGTGGAGGAGCTGGTGGTAAATGAGGATCCAGAGTACCAGTGGATCGACCGCATCAGAACCCCTCGGGCCTCCAATGAGGCCCGTCAGAGACTCATCTCACTTATGTCCG GGGAACTTCAGAGGAAGATTGGTCTAAAGGTGTTAGAGATGGGTGGGAACGCCGTGGTGGGCTACCTGCAGTGTTTTGACCTGGAGGGAGAGTCTGGCTTGGTAGTCCGGGCCATAGGTACCGCCTGTACGCTGGACAAACTCAGCTGTGGAACCGCccccaacaccaacacacacatacattcaaacACAGCCCCTGCTTCCAATGCCTGCAATTCCCCCTCTAAGGATGGCAAGGA GCCGGTGTTCAGTGAGGACCTGCCATCGTCCTCCGGCCCGACCACCCCTTTCAGAGccctccccacctcctcctcctctcctccccccttctctccttCCAAGCCATGCAGCCGCCAGTCCTCATCATCTGACACTGACCTCAGTCTGACGCCCAAAACGG GAATGGGCAGTGGGGGCAGTGCCGGAAAGGAGGCGGGCCCTCTGAAGACCCTGCTCAGACAGCAGACCCAAACAGCTCTGGAACAAAGG GAGTTCCCCTTCTTCACCCTGACAAGCTTTCCGCCTGGCTTCCTGGTACATGTTGGGGGGGTTGTCAGCGCTCGCTCTGTCAAACTCCTTGACCGCATACACAACCCCG ATGAGCCAGAGACCCGGGATGCGTGGTGGGAAGAGATTCGCCAGGAGATCAAGTCTCATGCCAAAGCTCTGGGCTGCCATGCCGTGGTGGGATACAGTGAGAGCACCAGCATCTG TGAGGAAGTGTGCATCCTCTCGGCATCGGGCACAGCAGCCATCTTGAATCCTCGGTTTATGCGTGAGGGCTGTCTGGACAGTGACCACag GTTTGAGGAGGCATCTCCCCCAAGCTGCGGCTTCTGTCACATACCCTATGATGAGTTCAACATGCCCTTTCCCGCCCAGCTCACCTACTGCTACCACTGCAGGCGACAGAAG GTTCCTGATGTGCTTTTTACAAGCATTGACCTGCCACCAGAAGCTGCTGTCACCGGGAAAGGTTGCCTCATCCAGGCCAG GCTTTGCCGTTCCAAGAAGAAGGCCCAAGGAGAGGTGAACGCCACGGCTATCTCCAACCTGCTGCCATTCATGGAGTACGAGCTGCACACGCAGTTAATGAACAAACTGAAGCTTCGCAGCATGAACGCTCTGTTCGGCCTGCGGATACAGATCAGTGTGGGCGAGAACATGCTGCTGGGGCTCGCT TCTGCTACAGGAGTGTATTTGACAGCCCTGCCCGCGCCTGGCGGGATTCAGATTGTGGGGAAGACCCCTGGCGACGTGAGCAATGAGCAGCACATCCTGGCCATCCAGAAACAGATCAGCGACACCATAACGAAGAATAAAGAGCTCTACCAAATAAATCCCCCG GAGCTGACGGAGGAGTTGGTCGGTTCTCCTATCCCGGAGCCCAGACAACGCTCCAGACTTCTGCGCTCCCACTCGGAGAGCTCCGATGAGCTGTCGGAGCTGGACCTCTCCCATGGCAAGAAAGACGCCTTCGtgctggag ATTGACGACACTGATGCTGTGGAGGACATCCACTCCCTTCTCACTGATGCCCCTCCCCCTGCAG GCTTCTACAGCTGTAACACTGAGCTCATGCCTGGGATTTACAACTGGACTTCAGGACTACAG ATGTTTACGTCAGTGCGGGTCTTTAGGTTGAGTAATGCGACTCTTACCAATCAGGGTCTGAACAAGATCTTCAATGATCTCTGTGAGAACCTTTTAAAA AGTTTGTACTTCAAGCTGCGTTCCATGATCCCCTGCTGCCTTTGTCATCTCAACTTCACTGTAGCAGTCCCGGAAGAGGAACTTATCCAG GTTGCAGTGACAGCGGTTGCCATGAGTTTTGACAAGGACCATACTCAGGAGAAGCCAGGCGACAAGGCCATCACCAAAG GAGTTAGCGAGAATGAAGAGCAGCTGCAGTTTCCCCTGGAGCTGTGCACTGAGTCATCTGCCAACAATCAGCCGTTAGCCAAAATCTCAG GAGTCCCAGAGAATGCCGCCATCTCATCCAGGG CTCCCTCCGTTGATTACGGTTCCTTTGCAGACAGATGCAGCACCTGGCTAGAGCTGCTTAGGCTGAAAGCTCACACCATAAGACGAGGATCAGTTAAGACAAGTAGGAGGACACAGTCTCTAGCACACTCTG TCTCGTCGTCGGAGCGCTGCAGTCCACTGCCCGAGGGACGTTCCCGCTCACTGCGCTCCACCCGCTCGTTTGGCGGCAGCTCCGTCACCGTGGTGAAGATGACGCCGCTCTCCTTCCTCCCCGGGACGCGCATCATCAAGTACCTTGGGATCATCAACATGTTCTTTATCAGGGAGACCACGTCACTACGCGAG GAGGGTGGCGTCAGTGGTTTCCTTCACTCATTCATAGCAGAGGTGTTCGCCATGGTCCGAGCCCATGTGGCAGCCCTGGGGGGCAATGCAGTGGTTTCCTATAGCATGAAAGAATGTGTGTTTATGGAAAACCCCAACAAGAACCAG GCTCAGTGTCTTATTAATGTGAGCGGGGATGCCGTCATCTTCGTCAGAGACACAGAGCAAGATGCCACGCCCCCTATGACAAACAGCGGGCAGGCCTCCAGCAGCGGCACTGATGAGACGACATAG
- the c2cd5 gene encoding C2 domain-containing protein 5 isoform X5, whose protein sequence is MPGKLKARIVAGRHLPVMDRASDLTDAFVEVKFGNTTFKTDVCHKSLNPQWNSEWFKFEVDDEDLQDEPLQITVLDHDTYSANDAIGKVYIDIDPLLCSEAASVISGWFPIYDTIHGTGVNSSDDIISYILVPDTVVPCCCVSLTNYFMSGIRGEINVLVKVDLFNDLNRFRQSSCGVKFFCTTSIPRYYRAAMVHGFVEELVVNEDPEYQWIDRIRTPRASNEARQRLISLMSGELQRKIGLKVLEMGGNAVVGYLQCFDLEGESGLVVRAIGTACTLDKLSCGTAPNTNTHIHSNTAPASNACNSPSKDGKEPVFSEDLPSSSGPTTPFRALPTSSSSPPPFSPSKPCSRQSSSSDTDLSLTPKTGMGSGGSAGKEAGPLKTLLRQQTQTALEQREFPFFTLTSFPPGFLVHVGGVVSARSVKLLDRIHNPDEPETRDAWWEEIRQEIKSHAKALGCHAVVGYSESTSICEEVCILSASGTAAILNPRFMREGCLDSDHRFEEASPPSCGFCHIPYDEFNMPFPAQLTYCYHCRRQKVPDVLFTSIDLPPEAAVTGKGCLIQARLCRSKKKAQGEVNATAISNLLPFMEYELHTQLMNKLKLRSMNALFGLRIQISVGENMLLGLASATGVYLTALPAPGGIQIVGKTPGDVSNEQHILAIQKQISDTITKNKELYQINPPKLFALDPEVFHGINMELTEELVGSPIPEPRQRSRLLRSHSESSDELSELDLSHGKKDAFVLEIDDTDAVEDIHSLLTDAPPPAGFYSCNTELMPGIYNWTSGLQMFTSVRVFRLSNATLTNQGLNKIFNDLCENLLKSLYFKLRSMIPCCLCHLNFTVAVPEEELIQVAVTAVAMSFDKDHTQEKPGDKAITKGVSENEEQLQFPLELCTESSANNQPLAKISGVPENAAISSRDRCSTWLELLRLKAHTIRRGSVKTISSSERCSPLPEGRSRSLRSTRSFGGSSVTVVKMTPLSFLPGTRIIKYLGIINMFFIRETTSLREEGGVSGFLHSFIAEVFAMVRAHVAALGGNAVVSYSMKECVFMENPNKNQAQCLINVSGDAVIFVRDTEQDATPPMTNSGQASSSGTDETT, encoded by the exons ATGCCAGGGAAGTTGAAGGCCAGAATTGTGGCAGGGCGCCACTTGCCCGTTATGGACAGAGCCAGTGACCTTACTGATGCTTTTGTAGAG GTCAAATTTGGAAACACAACGTTCAAAACCGATGTCTGTCATAAATCCCTCAATCCTCAGTGGAATTCAGAGTGGTTCAAATTTGAG GTTGATGATGAGGACTTGCAGGACGAGCCATTGCAAATCACCGTGTTGGATCACGACACTTACAGTGCAAATGATGCCATAGGGAAAGTTTACATTGACATTGACCCACTGCTGTGCAGTGAGGCTGCCTCTGTCATTTCTGGCTGGTTCCCCATCTATGACACCATCCATGGTACAGGAGTCAACTCATCTGATGATATCATCAGCTATATTTTGGTTCCAGATACTGTTGTTCCTTGTTGCTGTGTGTCTCTAACCAATTACTTTATGTCAGGTATCCGAGGAGAGATCAATGTCCTGGTCAAAGTTGACCTGTTCAATGACTTGAACCGTTTCAGACAATCCTCCTGTGGAGTCAAGTTTTTCTGCA CTACATCTATTCCACGGTACTACCGGGCGGCCATGGTGCACGGTTTTGTGGAGGAGCTGGTGGTAAATGAGGATCCAGAGTACCAGTGGATCGACCGCATCAGAACCCCTCGGGCCTCCAATGAGGCCCGTCAGAGACTCATCTCACTTATGTCCG GGGAACTTCAGAGGAAGATTGGTCTAAAGGTGTTAGAGATGGGTGGGAACGCCGTGGTGGGCTACCTGCAGTGTTTTGACCTGGAGGGAGAGTCTGGCTTGGTAGTCCGGGCCATAGGTACCGCCTGTACGCTGGACAAACTCAGCTGTGGAACCGCccccaacaccaacacacacatacattcaaacACAGCCCCTGCTTCCAATGCCTGCAATTCCCCCTCTAAGGATGGCAAGGA GCCGGTGTTCAGTGAGGACCTGCCATCGTCCTCCGGCCCGACCACCCCTTTCAGAGccctccccacctcctcctcctctcctccccccttctctccttCCAAGCCATGCAGCCGCCAGTCCTCATCATCTGACACTGACCTCAGTCTGACGCCCAAAACGG GAATGGGCAGTGGGGGCAGTGCCGGAAAGGAGGCGGGCCCTCTGAAGACCCTGCTCAGACAGCAGACCCAAACAGCTCTGGAACAAAGG GAGTTCCCCTTCTTCACCCTGACAAGCTTTCCGCCTGGCTTCCTGGTACATGTTGGGGGGGTTGTCAGCGCTCGCTCTGTCAAACTCCTTGACCGCATACACAACCCCG ATGAGCCAGAGACCCGGGATGCGTGGTGGGAAGAGATTCGCCAGGAGATCAAGTCTCATGCCAAAGCTCTGGGCTGCCATGCCGTGGTGGGATACAGTGAGAGCACCAGCATCTG TGAGGAAGTGTGCATCCTCTCGGCATCGGGCACAGCAGCCATCTTGAATCCTCGGTTTATGCGTGAGGGCTGTCTGGACAGTGACCACag GTTTGAGGAGGCATCTCCCCCAAGCTGCGGCTTCTGTCACATACCCTATGATGAGTTCAACATGCCCTTTCCCGCCCAGCTCACCTACTGCTACCACTGCAGGCGACAGAAG GTTCCTGATGTGCTTTTTACAAGCATTGACCTGCCACCAGAAGCTGCTGTCACCGGGAAAGGTTGCCTCATCCAGGCCAG GCTTTGCCGTTCCAAGAAGAAGGCCCAAGGAGAGGTGAACGCCACGGCTATCTCCAACCTGCTGCCATTCATGGAGTACGAGCTGCACACGCAGTTAATGAACAAACTGAAGCTTCGCAGCATGAACGCTCTGTTCGGCCTGCGGATACAGATCAGTGTGGGCGAGAACATGCTGCTGGGGCTCGCT TCTGCTACAGGAGTGTATTTGACAGCCCTGCCCGCGCCTGGCGGGATTCAGATTGTGGGGAAGACCCCTGGCGACGTGAGCAATGAGCAGCACATCCTGGCCATCCAGAAACAGATCAGCGACACCATAACGAAGAATAAAGAGCTCTACCAAATAAATCCCCCG AAATTATTTGCCCTGGACCCAGAAGTGTTCCACGGCATAAACATG GAGCTGACGGAGGAGTTGGTCGGTTCTCCTATCCCGGAGCCCAGACAACGCTCCAGACTTCTGCGCTCCCACTCGGAGAGCTCCGATGAGCTGTCGGAGCTGGACCTCTCCCATGGCAAGAAAGACGCCTTCGtgctggag ATTGACGACACTGATGCTGTGGAGGACATCCACTCCCTTCTCACTGATGCCCCTCCCCCTGCAG GCTTCTACAGCTGTAACACTGAGCTCATGCCTGGGATTTACAACTGGACTTCAGGACTACAG ATGTTTACGTCAGTGCGGGTCTTTAGGTTGAGTAATGCGACTCTTACCAATCAGGGTCTGAACAAGATCTTCAATGATCTCTGTGAGAACCTTTTAAAA AGTTTGTACTTCAAGCTGCGTTCCATGATCCCCTGCTGCCTTTGTCATCTCAACTTCACTGTAGCAGTCCCGGAAGAGGAACTTATCCAG GTTGCAGTGACAGCGGTTGCCATGAGTTTTGACAAGGACCATACTCAGGAGAAGCCAGGCGACAAGGCCATCACCAAAG GAGTTAGCGAGAATGAAGAGCAGCTGCAGTTTCCCCTGGAGCTGTGCACTGAGTCATCTGCCAACAATCAGCCGTTAGCCAAAATCTCAG GAGTCCCAGAGAATGCCGCCATCTCATCCAGGG ACAGATGCAGCACCTGGCTAGAGCTGCTTAGGCTGAAAGCTCACACCATAAGACGAGGATCAGTTAAGACAA TCTCGTCGTCGGAGCGCTGCAGTCCACTGCCCGAGGGACGTTCCCGCTCACTGCGCTCCACCCGCTCGTTTGGCGGCAGCTCCGTCACCGTGGTGAAGATGACGCCGCTCTCCTTCCTCCCCGGGACGCGCATCATCAAGTACCTTGGGATCATCAACATGTTCTTTATCAGGGAGACCACGTCACTACGCGAG GAGGGTGGCGTCAGTGGTTTCCTTCACTCATTCATAGCAGAGGTGTTCGCCATGGTCCGAGCCCATGTGGCAGCCCTGGGGGGCAATGCAGTGGTTTCCTATAGCATGAAAGAATGTGTGTTTATGGAAAACCCCAACAAGAACCAG GCTCAGTGTCTTATTAATGTGAGCGGGGATGCCGTCATCTTCGTCAGAGACACAGAGCAAGATGCCACGCCCCCTATGACAAACAGCGGGCAGGCCTCCAGCAGCGGCACTGATGAGACGACATAG